The sequence below is a genomic window from bacterium.
AGATTTAAGATTTAAGATCAGAGAGGATTAAAGATAATATTGAGTAAAAGGATGCTTGATTTAATTAAAAAGCAACGAATTTTCACAAATTAATTACGAATCTGCACGAATTATTCGTGATTATTCGTCTTTAAATTCGTGGTTATTCGTCTTTAAGAAAATGAGTAAATTTATGAAAAAAGGATTGTCCTTGAGTGTAACAGTTTCTATGATGGCTATGAGCTTGGCAGCGGTGGTTCCTGCTATGGCTACGACTATTGTTGACGGTGATTTAGTTAAAGCCGCTGATAGCTCAGCTCTTTATTTAATCTCCGGATCAAGTAAGCGAGTTTTTCCTCATGCTTCTGTTTATCACTCATGGGGTTATCCTTCTAATTACTCAACAGTAAAGACTGTTACGAGCGCTGAATTAGCAAGTTATGCTGACGGCACAGCTATTCCATTTAGGGATGGATCACTTTTTAGAGGAGTAACTTCTTCTCTCCACGGTAAAGATGCTTCCTGTGTTTTTGTGGTAGCTGATGGTCAATTAAGACCAATTCTCTCAGCTGCTGTTTATCAGGCTCTTTACAGTGATCCAAATTGGACTTTGGTAAAGTGGATTCCTAATAACATGCTTTCCAAGTTTAATTATCCTATTGGAAGCATGGTTTCTGACTCAACCACCCATCCTAATGGAACTGTGGTCAAGTATGCTGCTTCTTCAGCTTTGTATTTGATTTCTGGCGGCCAAAAGCGAGCCTTTACTTCTTGGAGTGCTTATACTGGCAATCGATATGGAAAAGCTAACATTGTCACCATTGCTGCTACTGAGACCTATGCCGATGGAGCCAATATTACTGGGGCAGAATCTGCTCTAGTCACCCCAGGCGCTGGTCCAACAGTTGGGGTTGGCACTGGTTTGACTGTGGCTACTGCAGCTGACAGTCCAGCAGCTACTACCATTGTGGCTGATACCACCTCAGGAGATGGAGCTCAGGCCTTGATTCCCTTCCTTAAGGCCAATTTTACTGCTTCATCTGATGGGGCAGTCCAAGTAAATACCGTCAAGGTAACCAGATCAGGAATTTCGGCTGATGCTGATCTTTCTAATGTTTATCTCTATGATGGTGACACCAGAATTGCTGAGAATCCATCTATTTCTAGCGGGGGAATTACCTTTACTAACTCAACTGGTCTTTTTACAGTTGGCGCAGGAACAACTAAGGCTATTACTGTTAAGGCTGACTTAGCTAATGGGACTACCTCTGGCAAGACTATTGCTCTAGGTATTGCCTCTTCAGCTGATGTGACCACTGATGGAGCTGCGGTTAATGGTTCAGCTCAAGGTAATATCATGAGTACAGCTACGGTGAGTAATCTTGGTAAGTTGACAGTGGCTGATGTTTCTTCTTCAACTACGGTTGACCCAGGAACCACTAATCATGAAGCTTGGAAATTTAGCTTGCAAGCAGCTGATCAGAATGTAGAAGTTAAGAAAATCGCTTTAACCATGGTCGGAACTATTTCTACTTCTGATCTTAGTAATCTTAAGCTTTATGATGGAGCCACCCAGATTGGTTCAACCTTGGCTAATCTTGATGCCAGCAACAGAGCAGAGTTTGATCTGACTGCCAGTCCAGGTTTGGCTATCAATGCTGGGGTAACCAAGAATATCTCCCTTAAGGTTGATGTAGCTGGTGGAGCTTCCAGAAACTTCAGATTCTCTATTCAAAAGATGTCTGATGTAGTGGTTAAAGATACTAATTACAATGTCTACCTTAAGCCAAATCAGGCTGATGCTTGGGCTATTATTCAGGCAGCCAATGTCACGGCTGTCAACCAAGGCAGCATGAGCGTCACTTTGAGCTCTGCTTCACCCTCTGGTAATGTAGCTTTAAATGCCACTGGAGTAGAAATTGCTCGCTATGAACTTAAGGCCGTAGGCGAGGCGATTAAGATTACTACTTTGACCTATCAGGTCAATTTAACCGGAGCTACTGATCTTAATAATGTTAAGCTTCTAGTTGATGGAAGTCAGGTTGGGACAACTCAGAACCCAGCTACTGGTGGTACTGCTTATGCGGTTAATGTCAACTTTACGGTTAATGCCGGTAGTACCAGGATCTTGACAGCTAAAGCTGATATCCAAGGTACAGGAGTAGGAAATGGCGATGCTATTCAGTTTAGATTAAATACTGGAGCCGCTAATGCCCAGAGACAGAGTTCCATGACCACTCTTAATGTTCCAGGAGCTAACATGTTAGCTAATAGCTTAACTGTTAGTGCGGCTACTCTAGCTACAGTAAAGAATCCATCTGTGGCTAATATGACTGTAGTTAATGGTTCTCAAGGAGTGGTTATTGGTTCTTGGTTAATGCAGGCTGGTGCATCTGAAGGGGTTGATGTTAATAGTATTTCTATTATTGATAGAAATGCTGGAGACACGGCTAACGGTGCTCAGGGTATTGGTAGTGCCTTTGATGTCTTAGAGCTTTGGAGCGGTGGGACCAAGTATGGTCAAACCATTAATTCTCCAAGTGCTACGGCCGGGACTACTCAGACCTTTAGTCTTTCTACTCCTTTGACCATCAATGCCGGACAGTCAGTTCAAGTTGATCTTAAGGCTAATGTCCTTTCCGGAGCGGTCTGGACTGCTACTAATGCTATTAAGATCTCCACTGCTTCTGGTATTGGCAAGACCACCAACAATACAGTCACCGATGCTACAGGAGCTAATGGTCAGCAGATTACCACGGCTAATGCTGGTACTTTGACTGTTACCATTGATTCTGGCACGCCAGATAGCGCTCAGATGGTTATGGCTAATACGGCTCAAACCATGGGTATTTGGAAGTTTGCTGCTAACAACACTGAAAACCTTACTGTCACCCAGATTATTGTCCATGAAATCCATGCTGACAATACTCCTGGTAATGTTAAGAACCTGCAGCTTACTTGGTCTGGTGGCTCAAGTAGCGTTATTCCAGCCCTAACTGCCGGTGTTCCTAATCAAGCAGTATTTAGTGGTCTTAATATTCCAGTACCAAAAGGTGGTGATATTAAGGTTACCTTAAAGGCAGATATCACTGACTCAGCTAATGCTACTTCTGTCAAGAAGGTTCAGTTTAGAATAGCAGTTCCTGCTACTATTACCGGTGTTTCTACTGATACTATTATTGCTAAAGGTGCTTCTTCTAACAATTATGCTGCTACTCCTGGTGCTTCTAACCAGGATGCTAATGCCATGATTGTTTATAAGACCAAGCCAACCATCAGTTTACATGCTTCCTCACCTTCGGGTAATTTGATTCCTGGTACAGTAGAAGTCTTAAGGTTTACCATTTCCGCTAATGCTGGTGGTGATGTTTCTCTAACTGCCGCTAATGCCAACAATATCCGCTTCACTATTACCTCAAACAAGAGTGCTTTGGTAACCGCTCGTGTCCTTGATCTTTATGATGCTTCTACTAGCACTACCGTAGCTACTCAGGTAACGGCTATTCCAAATAGTGGAGTGACTGTTGATTTTGCTGCCGGATTGAATACTACCATTGCTGCTGGTACTTCCAAGACTTATTATGTTAAGGCTAATCTCCAAGACTTTACCACTCAAGGTGATTCCTTCCAGCTGAGCATCCAGAATGCTGCGGCTGACCTAAGCTGGTCTGATGGAACAGCTAATGGTGCAGATATTTCTGACACCATGACCAAGAATCTGCCTATGTCTGGCAACACCTTAGTCAAGCCATAATATTTTCAGAATTTAACGTTTTGTCGATAGCGTAAAAATCGGCCAAAATAGAGGATAACGATAAAGGTTATCGCTCTAATTCACACCCCGGTCCGACCTTACGTCGGACCGGGGCTCTGTGTTTTAGGGGGTCATTAGCGGCCTGTCCTGATCCGCCTACTGGCGGAGAGGGAGGGTTAGGGGGTTGTTAAAGGTACTTTTACTCATATTTCGCGCTAAGCGATTTTCAATTGTTTTTACTAAAATTAATGGCTTAACCCTTATTTCGCGCTAAGCGATTTTCAGTTGTTTTTACTAAAATTAATGGCTTAAAATAGTTGAAAGTTTTAATCGCGGAACTGCCGCGGAACTTTACGCGGAACCAAGCGGAAAATAAACACCTTCCAATACAATAAAATAAAGATATAGATTTTCAAATCAACTGATTTTGCCTTAGCGCGAAAAATAAGTAAAATAAAGGCTTAAATTTAAAAAAACAATTGATTTTACCTTAGCGCGGAAAATAAGTTTTATATGGCTCTAGTATGACATTATCACGTGGCTGCAACAGACAGTCTTCTGGGTTTGATTTTATTTTTCTTTTTTGATATATTATAAATAACAAGGTTGACCTTTGAGATTAACCCTGCTAAAATTAAGAAGGAGATAAAAATAACCCTGCTAAAATTTTATGTATATTCTAAGAGAATTAGAAAAACAAATTCAGCCATTTCTTAAAAGAAAGGAGTTTTTGGCTATAGTTGGGCCAAGACAAGCCGGGAAGACAACTTTTCTTAGGCATCTTGAAAGGCAGTTAAAAAAGGCCAATAAAAAGGTCAAATTTTTTACCTTTGAAAAAAGAGAGGATTTGGCTTTATTTCAGGAAAGCATTGAAGATTTTAAAGATTTAAATAAAAAATATCAGATTATTATTATCGATGAATTTCAATACGCGAAAGAAGGAGGCAAAAAATTAAAATATCTTTTTGATACTAGCAAGACTAAGTATATTATCTCAGGCTCTTCTTCTTTAGAACTTACCTTTCAAACTGGTAAATTTATGGTTGGGAGAATGTTCAGTTTTGTCCTTTGGCCTTTTTCATTCAGAGAATACCTTTCTTATGCTGATAAAAAATTATTTGATTTGATTCAGGAACGGATTCCAGATTTATTCTCTTTAAAATTAAGCCAAGCCTTTGGCTCAGAAATAAATTCAAGAATGGAGAAATTATTTGAGAACTATCTTATCTGGGGAGGATACCCACAAGTAATTTTAAGTAAAAATATAACTGAAAAGCAAAAGGTACTGGAAAGTATTTTAGAAAATTATCTTTTAAAAGATGTCAGAGATCTTTTGCAGTTAGCTACAGAAGATGAGTTAATTCATCTAATAAGATTTTTGGCAACTCAAATTGGCAGTCTAATAGATTATCAAGAATTATCGAATATTTCCGGCCTTAGTTACACCAGCTTACTTAAGCATTTACAGATTTTAAGGCAAACTTACATTATCAATTTTATTAAACCATTTTTTACTAATAGACGGACCGAACTTACAAAAAATCCAAAAATTTATTTTATGGATAACGGTTTAAGAAATTTAGCTCTTTTTGATTTTAGAAAAAGTTCTCAAAGGCAGGATTTAGGAAACTTAGTAGAAAATTTTGTCTTTTTAGCTTTAAGTAGAAAAACTGTTCCTTTTGAAACCTTAAATTTTTGGCGGACAAAAAGTAAAGCAGAAGTTGATTTTGTTATAAGAAAAGCCCAAAAAATAATACCTATAGAAGTTAAATATAGTTCCAGACCAACTGTTGGCAAAAGTTTTTATAGTTTTGTTGAAAAATTTTCTCCCAAAGAGGGTTTTATTTTAACCAAGGGATATCTAGGTGAAGAAAAAATTAAAAATTGTAAAATAAAATTTATTCCAATATATTATTTATGAAAAAATCATAATAATTACCGTATAAAATCTAATGTCAAAGAATTATTTTATTTCCATTAGTTTATTATTCTTTATTATTACAAGAGGCGTTTTTGCATTTCTGCCAAATGATCCGGATTTTTCAGAGCAGTGGAATTTGGTTTGGACTAAAGCTTCTCAAGGTTGGGATTTGGAAAAGGGGTCAGAAGAAGTTGTTATTGCTATTTTGGATTCAGGAGTGGATCTTGATCACCCTGATTTAAAAGATAATATTTGGCAAAATCCAGATGAAATTCCAGGAGATGGGATTGATAATGACCATAATGGCTATATTGATGATCTTAATGGTTGGGATTTTATTAATGATTTAGCTGATCCACAGCCAAAATTTTCAACTTCTTATTCTTTGGCTGGAATCAATCATGGAACCATTGTGGCTGGCATTGCCGCTGCTTCTGGTAACAATGGCCAAGGGATTACGGGAGTGGCTTGGAAAGTTAAAATTATGTCTCTGCGAGTTTTAAATAGCCAGGGAATGGGAGATAATCTTTCCGTAATCAAAGCCATTGATTATGCAATTCAAGAAAAGGCCGATGTTATTAACATGAGTTTTGTAGGCACAGAATATTCTAAAGAATTAGAACAAGCAATTAAGAGGGCCTGGGAGAAGGGAATTGTGGTAGTGGCTGCCGGAGGCAATGATACAATTCAGGAGGGAGTTGATCTAAGTAAAATTTCTGCTTATCCGGTTTGTTATGAAAATGTTATTGGAGTGGCTGCCTTAGATAAAAATAATAAAAAAGCTCTTTTCTCTAATTATGGCCGCTGTATTGATATTTCTGCTCCAGGAACAGGGATTTATTCCACTTTAGTTTATCATCCAGAGGATAAAGATTTTACTAAATATTACGGTGGTTATTGGTCTGGGACTTCTTTGGCAGCTCCTTTGGTAGCTGGTACTGCCGCTCTGATAAAATCAGTTAATCCTCAGCTGACTAATGGCAAGATAAGAGATATTATTTTGAGCCAGGTTTCTAATATTGAGGCAGCTAATCCTGAATTAGCCGGCCAATTAGGCAAGGGTCGACTAAACATTTATCAGGCTGTACGAAAGGTTTATTTAGATTTAACAGCTTATTCTGGAAAAGGAAATATTGTCACTGGCGCTGGCTTTGGCGGCGGACCGCAGATTCGGATTTTTAAAACCAATGGCCTGGATTTAGCTAGTTTTTTCGCCTATGATCCGCATTTCCGCGGCGGCGTCAATGTAGCTGTGGGAGATTTGGATGGAGATGGGAATGAAGAAATTGTTACCGGAGCTGGTTCTGGCGGTGGGCCTCATGTTCGAGTTTTTGATTCAAAGGGAAATTTTAAGTTTCATTTTTTTGCTTATGATCAGCGCTTTCGAGGCGGGGTTAATGTGACGGTGGGAGATTTAAATGGCGATGGCAAAGACGAAATCATCACCGGAGCTGGCTTTGGCGGTGGACCGCAGGTAAGGATTTTTGGAGTTTCCGGACAGCCAGGGGATCCCTCGAGCTCCCTCGCTCCGCTCGGGACGATGACACTAAAGTGTCAATTTTTTGCTTATGCTAAAAACTTCCGCGGCGGAGTCAATGTAGCCGTGGGAGATCTTAATGGCGATGGCAAAGACGAAATCATCACTGGAGCTGGCTTTGGCGGCGGTCCACAAGTTCGAATTTTCGATAATCAAGGCCGAGTTAGAGGTCAATTCTTCGCCTATGCTAAAAACTTCCGCGGCGGAGTCAGTGTTTCAACAGGAGATTTAAATGGTGATGGCAAAGACGAAATCATCACTGGAGCTGGCTTTGGCGGTGGGCCGCAGGTGAGGATTTTTGATGCTGACGGTCAAGTCCAATCACAATT
It includes:
- a CDS encoding ATP-binding protein, translating into MYILRELEKQIQPFLKRKEFLAIVGPRQAGKTTFLRHLERQLKKANKKVKFFTFEKREDLALFQESIEDFKDLNKKYQIIIIDEFQYAKEGGKKLKYLFDTSKTKYIISGSSSLELTFQTGKFMVGRMFSFVLWPFSFREYLSYADKKLFDLIQERIPDLFSLKLSQAFGSEINSRMEKLFENYLIWGGYPQVILSKNITEKQKVLESILENYLLKDVRDLLQLATEDELIHLIRFLATQIGSLIDYQELSNISGLSYTSLLKHLQILRQTYIINFIKPFFTNRRTELTKNPKIYFMDNGLRNLALFDFRKSSQRQDLGNLVENFVFLALSRKTVPFETLNFWRTKSKAEVDFVIRKAQKIIPIEVKYSSRPTVGKSFYSFVEKFSPKEGFILTKGYLGEEKIKNCKIKFIPIYYL
- a CDS encoding S8 family serine peptidase: MSKNYFISISLLFFIITRGVFAFLPNDPDFSEQWNLVWTKASQGWDLEKGSEEVVIAILDSGVDLDHPDLKDNIWQNPDEIPGDGIDNDHNGYIDDLNGWDFINDLADPQPKFSTSYSLAGINHGTIVAGIAAASGNNGQGITGVAWKVKIMSLRVLNSQGMGDNLSVIKAIDYAIQEKADVINMSFVGTEYSKELEQAIKRAWEKGIVVVAAGGNDTIQEGVDLSKISAYPVCYENVIGVAALDKNNKKALFSNYGRCIDISAPGTGIYSTLVYHPEDKDFTKYYGGYWSGTSLAAPLVAGTAALIKSVNPQLTNGKIRDIILSQVSNIEAANPELAGQLGKGRLNIYQAVRKVYLDLTAYSGKGNIVTGAGFGGGPQIRIFKTNGLDLASFFAYDPHFRGGVNVAVGDLDGDGNEEIVTGAGSGGGPHVRVFDSKGNFKFHFFAYDQRFRGGVNVTVGDLNGDGKDEIITGAGFGGGPQVRIFGVSGQPGDPSSSLAPLGTMTLKCQFFAYAKNFRGGVNVAVGDLNGDGKDEIITGAGFGGGPQVRIFDNQGRVRGQFFAYAKNFRGGVSVSTGDLNGDGKDEIITGAGFGGGPQVRIFDADGQVQSQFFAYTKSFRGGVDVATIRSY